Proteins encoded in a region of the Engraulis encrasicolus isolate BLACKSEA-1 unplaced genomic scaffold, IST_EnEncr_1.0 scaffold_35_np1212, whole genome shotgun sequence genome:
- the tfb2m gene encoding dimethyladenosine transferase 2, mitochondrial, producing the protein MTSSCGGCGLFVLTVRALLGRPTWGRSPALTQSAAVSQSRAVITSSKTQHAPHTHTQSRSVVTSSKTCSLEPLSPTQRKSPGATGKKGERTSPSSRSSQRNLSAAAAVAVAMKEQYRPQPARGAVGRHSSSALDLGDVVENTRRALACKSLRRFLVEPALARLVTEHLADDIRHSNALILECDPGPGLLTRALLNCGAQRLVALEGDKTFLPDLQALERRVCVPGQLEVLHCDFAKLDPIRQGNMRPPAMYSEKLFTHLGVEEADWTADVPVRVVGMFSLKSERNLLLKLVYSLFERLSVFRYGRIELIVFITEREYTRLVAKPGNFRAYQPVGALWQMACNIQLLHKEPASSFVTTSKDGRLAIPKNALPDDNMCLVRLTPREDFFTSRLTPHNGGTLVMMVKQCLAKRRALLVERLDSWSADSGSVLVREMGLFEDVLTGQLYPEEYKQLFSLMEQSQQFKQSWLYEEILENTKVSC; encoded by the exons ATGACGTCCTCCTGTGGCGGCTGTGGGCTCTTCGTCCTGACCGTGAGGGCGTTGCTAGGGAGACCGACGTGGGGCAGGTCACCAGCCCTCACCCAATCAGCTGCTGTGTCCCAGAGCAGAGCGGTCATCACCTCCAGCAAGACGCAgcacgcgccacacacacacacgcagagtagATCGGTCGTCACCTCCAGCAAGACCTGCTCTTTGGAGCCACTGTCCCCAACACAACGCAAATCCCCCGGcgccacag GTAAAAAAGGGGAGcgcacctctccctcctcccggAGCTCCCAGCGGAACCTCTCTGCGGCGGCGGCCGTTGCCGTGGCGATGAAGGAGCAGTACCGTCCGCAGCCTGCGCGGGGCGCCGTCGGGCGTCACAGCAGCAGTGCGCTGGACCTGGGGGACGTGGTTGAGAACACGCGCAGGGCGCTCGCATGCAAATCCCTCCGACGCTTCCTAGTGGAACCTGCGCTCGCACGACTGGTCACGGAACACCTGGCAGACGACATCCGACACAGCAACGCTCTCATACTGGAGTGCGAcccag gtccggGCCTGCTGACGAGGGCGCTGCTTAACTGTGGAGCCCAGAGGCTGGTGGCACTAGAGGGGGACAAGACCTTCCTCCCGGACCTacag gccttggagcgtcgtgtgtgtgttcctggtcaGCTTGAGGTGCTCCACTGTGACTTTGCCAAGCTGGACCCCATTCGCCAGGGGAACATGCGCCCCCCCGCCATGTACTCAGAGAAGCTGTTCACACACCTGGGAGTCGAGGAGGCAGACTGGACCGCAG atgttccTGTAAGGGTGGTTGGCATGTTCTCTCTAAAGAGTGAGCGGAACCTCCTGTTGAAACTCGTCTACTCGCTCTTCGAACGGCTCTCAGTGTTCCGCTACGGACGCATAGAACTCATCGTCTTCATCACCGAGAGGGAGTACACC aggCTGGTGGCGAAGCCGGGCAATTTCAGGGCCTACCAACCAGTTGGAGCTCTATGGCAGATGGCATGCAATATACAACTActgcacaag GAGCCTGCCTCGTCGTTTGTGACGACCTCGAAGGATGGACGTCTGGCGATCCCCAAGAACGCT CTGCCGGATGACAACATGTGTCTGGTGCGCTTGACGCCGCGTGAGGATTTCTTCACGTCCAGACTGACGCCACACAACGGAGGAACACTCGTCATGATGGTCAAGCAGTGTCTCGCCAAGCGGAGGGCCCTATTGGTGGAGAGACTaga ctcCTGGTCTGCAGACAGTGGTTCGGTGCTGGTGCGTGAGATGGGCCTGTTTGAGGACGTTCTGACGGGCCAGCTGTATCCGGAGGAGTACAAACAGCTGTTCTCCCTCATGGAGCAGTCACAGCAGTTCAAGCAGAGCTGGCTCTACGAAGAGATACTGGAGAACACCAAGGTGTCCtgttga